One window of Candidatus Polarisedimenticolia bacterium genomic DNA carries:
- the tenA gene encoding thiaminase II: protein MSLSGRLRERAAGVWEREFSHPFVQGLGDGTLDEARFRAWLRQDYLFLIEYGRVIALAVARAEDLESMGRFADLLQSTLKTEMDLHRRYAGQFGVSVDDLEAAVPLPQTRAYTDFLVRTAYEGPLAAIVAALLPCAWGYAEIAARLAARLEPPAGDRYREWIRTYSSPEFSAYADWLRGLLDLLSESLSGAEERRLEEIFMTASEHEVRFWDMAWAGDEGQAG, encoded by the coding sequence ATGAGCCTGAGCGGGAGGCTGCGGGAGCGGGCGGCGGGCGTGTGGGAGCGCGAGTTCTCGCACCCGTTCGTCCAGGGGCTTGGCGACGGCACGCTCGACGAGGCGCGCTTCCGGGCGTGGCTGCGTCAGGACTACCTGTTCTTGATCGAGTACGGACGCGTGATCGCCCTGGCCGTGGCGCGCGCGGAAGATCTCGAGAGCATGGGACGCTTCGCCGACCTGCTGCAGTCGACCCTCAAGACCGAAATGGATCTGCACCGCCGCTATGCGGGGCAGTTCGGCGTCAGCGTCGATGACCTGGAGGCCGCGGTGCCGCTGCCCCAGACCCGCGCCTACACGGATTTTCTCGTGCGCACGGCCTACGAGGGACCCCTGGCGGCGATCGTCGCCGCCCTCCTGCCGTGCGCCTGGGGCTATGCCGAAATCGCCGCCCGCCTGGCGGCCCGCCTGGAGCCGCCGGCCGGCGACCGGTATCGGGAGTGGATCCGGACCTACTCCTCCCCGGAGTTCTCCGCCTACGCCGACTGGCTGCGCGGGCTCCTCGACCTCCTGTCCGAATCCCTCTCGGGGGCGGAGGAGCGGCGGCTGGAGGAGATCTTCATGACCGCCAGCGAACACGAGGTCCGTTTCTGGGACATGGCCTGGGCGGGCGACGAGGGCCAGGCCGGGTGA
- a CDS encoding chromosome partitioning protein ParB, protein MASLRFTVHPEDKEPPPEVLRLAESIEKDGGSALAAYREPVGDHWQIFALLPAALVQPTPYQRDLSKAHAERLLRVVRKIDRFVDPVVAVRTDGVYWTPNGNHRRHVLEKLKAAFVPAIVIPEPEVAFQILALNTEKAHNLKEKSLEVVRMYRGLIGQGVKRDEEEYAFQFEEPYFITLGLLYEKFPRFAGGAFSPILRRVDRFLKSSLKPAYATRQERAGRVEEADGHLKKIVERLKRRGISHPFVKNFVMARCNPLTRARKTIPTFDQAMDKLIAALESFDVDRIRQEDIARSAAYSAPSPS, encoded by the coding sequence GTGGCGTCCCTGCGGTTCACCGTCCATCCCGAGGACAAGGAGCCGCCGCCCGAGGTGCTGCGGCTCGCCGAGTCGATCGAGAAGGACGGCGGCAGCGCGCTCGCCGCCTACCGCGAGCCGGTCGGCGATCACTGGCAGATCTTCGCCCTTCTGCCGGCCGCCCTGGTGCAGCCGACCCCCTACCAGCGCGACCTGTCGAAAGCGCACGCCGAGCGGCTGCTGCGCGTCGTCCGGAAGATCGATCGGTTCGTCGACCCGGTCGTGGCCGTCCGCACCGACGGCGTGTACTGGACGCCGAACGGCAACCATCGCCGCCACGTCCTGGAGAAACTGAAGGCCGCGTTCGTCCCCGCCATCGTCATCCCGGAGCCCGAGGTTGCGTTCCAGATCCTGGCCCTCAACACCGAGAAGGCGCACAACCTCAAGGAGAAATCGCTCGAGGTGGTCCGGATGTACCGGGGGCTGATCGGGCAGGGAGTGAAGCGCGACGAGGAAGAGTACGCCTTCCAGTTCGAGGAGCCCTACTTCATCACCCTGGGGCTGCTTTACGAGAAGTTCCCCCGTTTCGCCGGAGGCGCCTTTTCCCCGATCCTCAGGCGCGTCGACCGCTTCCTGAAGTCGAGCCTGAAGCCGGCCTACGCCACCCGGCAGGAGCGGGCCGGCCGCGTGGAGGAGGCGGACGGCCACCTCAAGAAGATCGTCGAGCGGTTGAAGCGGCGCGGGATCAGCCACCCGTTCGTCAAGAACTTCGTCATGGCGCGCTGCAATCCTCTGACCCGCGCGCGCAAGACGATCCCGACGTTCGATCAGGCGATGGACAAGCTGATCGCCGCCCTCGAATCGTTCGATGTCGACAGAATCCGCCAGGAGGACATCGCCCGCTCGGCGGCGTATTCCGCGCCCTCACCGTCCTGA
- the ispG gene encoding (E)-4-hydroxy-3-methylbut-2-enyl-diphosphate synthase, giving the protein MSDTRVLPRNPTRAVRIGRTTIGGGHPIAVQSMCATKTWDVEATVGQIRDLQRAGADVIRIAVDSPRDAAALPAIRARTNASLSVDLQENYRLAEAVAPHVDKIRYNPGHLYHHEKRRPVRDKVAFLAGVAEKHDCAIRVGVNCGSIDPEKAGRFGEDSVAEMVESALEHAALLDGLGFTRYCVSLKDSDPMKVIDANRRFAAARPDVPLHLGVTEAGLPPEGILKTRIAFEQLIARGIGDTLRVSLTVPNDRKGEEIAAGRTILDDIAHGRFRSVPENLGKSLNIISCPSCSRVENEAFVDLAERVREFTAYARDHAITIAIMGCRVNGPGETDDADLGLWCAPTHVNLKAKAETIGTFGYDEVLVRLKSELDRLIESRRVTPGTA; this is encoded by the coding sequence ATGTCCGACACCAGAGTCCTGCCGCGAAATCCCACGCGGGCCGTGCGCATCGGACGCACGACCATCGGCGGTGGCCACCCGATCGCCGTCCAGAGCATGTGCGCCACCAAGACCTGGGACGTCGAGGCGACCGTGGGACAGATCCGGGACCTGCAGCGCGCCGGCGCCGACGTCATCCGCATCGCGGTCGACAGCCCCCGGGACGCCGCCGCTCTCCCCGCCATCCGGGCCCGCACCAACGCCAGCCTGTCCGTCGACCTGCAGGAGAACTACCGCCTGGCCGAAGCGGTCGCCCCGCACGTCGACAAGATCCGCTACAACCCCGGGCACCTGTACCATCACGAGAAGCGCCGGCCGGTGCGCGACAAAGTGGCGTTTCTCGCCGGCGTGGCCGAGAAGCACGACTGCGCCATCCGGGTGGGCGTGAACTGCGGCTCGATCGACCCGGAGAAGGCGGGGCGATTCGGCGAGGACTCGGTCGCGGAGATGGTCGAGTCGGCTCTCGAGCACGCGGCGCTTCTCGACGGGCTCGGCTTCACGCGCTACTGCGTGTCGCTCAAGGACTCCGACCCGATGAAGGTGATCGACGCCAACCGGCGCTTCGCGGCCGCCCGTCCGGACGTGCCCCTGCACCTCGGCGTCACCGAGGCCGGCCTCCCTCCCGAGGGGATCCTCAAGACGCGCATCGCCTTCGAGCAGCTCATCGCGCGCGGCATCGGCGACACGCTGCGCGTCTCCCTCACCGTCCCGAACGACCGCAAGGGGGAGGAGATCGCCGCGGGCCGGACGATTCTCGACGACATCGCCCACGGCCGATTCCGCTCGGTGCCCGAGAACCTCGGGAAGAGCCTCAATATCATCTCCTGCCCTTCCTGCTCGCGGGTGGAGAACGAGGCCTTCGTCGACCTGGCCGAGAGAGTGCGGGAGTTCACGGCCTACGCCCGCGACCACGCCATCACGATTGCGATCATGGGATGCCGGGTGAACGGCCCCGGCGAGACGGACGACGCCGACCTGGGGCTGTGGTGCGCCCCGACGCACGTTAATCTGAAAGCCAAGGCGGAGACCATCGGGACGTTCGGCTACGACGAAGTGCTGGTCCGCCTGAAGAGCGAGCTCGATCGCCTCATCGAGTCGCGGCGAGTCACGCCGGGGACCGCCTGA
- a CDS encoding glycosyltransferase family 2 protein, whose translation MTPGVAPLAISSALLSMAWTGFGILLRRAARNLPTLLDTLDAGAPRPAPSPLPSLSIVVTARDEAAGIESTVRRLLAQRYPGLQIVVVDDRSSDGTAAILDSLKATVGGADLEVIHNRDLPPGWLGKCHACHLGAARARGDWILFMDGDVELARDDLLARVVALAQERRLDHVALVPDQRPVSPLQAALLLVFAQMYLLASRLHEMDRDRRRGGGGIGAFNLVRRAAYDRIHGHLRLKMDPADDFKLGRLLKESGARQRFFDAVGLVRCPWHKGTLNVARGLEKNFFAGFNYSLLELVAHTVPGLALAFGPAATAIAGSLLAAASPSRPTVLLAGWLPLVVQALVVWSGSRVHTRRQGGSPLLLSALYPAAILILLAAAWNSAIRILSRGGVVWRDTFYALDELRAGLVPKGVGRRL comes from the coding sequence GTGACCCCGGGCGTTGCGCCTCTCGCGATCTCATCCGCCCTTCTCTCCATGGCGTGGACCGGCTTCGGCATCCTCCTGCGCCGGGCGGCGCGCAATCTCCCCACTCTCCTGGACACGCTCGATGCGGGGGCGCCCCGGCCCGCGCCGTCTCCCCTGCCGTCGCTTTCGATCGTGGTCACCGCCCGGGACGAGGCCGCCGGCATCGAGTCGACCGTCAGGCGGCTCCTGGCGCAGCGCTACCCGGGGCTCCAGATCGTCGTGGTGGACGACCGCTCCTCCGACGGGACGGCCGCCATCCTCGATTCCCTGAAGGCGACGGTTGGCGGCGCGGACCTGGAGGTCATCCACAACCGCGACCTGCCTCCCGGGTGGCTCGGGAAGTGCCACGCCTGCCACCTGGGGGCCGCGCGGGCCCGGGGGGACTGGATCCTGTTCATGGACGGCGACGTCGAGCTGGCCCGGGACGACCTCCTGGCCCGGGTCGTCGCCCTCGCGCAGGAGCGCCGGCTCGATCACGTCGCGCTCGTCCCGGATCAGCGCCCGGTCTCCCCGTTGCAGGCGGCCCTTCTCCTGGTCTTCGCGCAGATGTACCTGCTCGCCTCGCGCCTGCACGAAATGGATCGGGACAGGCGGCGCGGCGGCGGGGGCATCGGGGCGTTCAACCTGGTGCGTCGTGCGGCCTACGACAGGATCCACGGGCACCTGCGCTTGAAGATGGATCCGGCCGACGATTTCAAGCTCGGCCGGCTCCTGAAGGAGAGCGGTGCGCGCCAGCGGTTCTTCGACGCGGTCGGGCTGGTGCGCTGCCCCTGGCACAAGGGGACCCTGAACGTGGCGCGCGGCCTGGAGAAGAACTTCTTCGCCGGATTCAACTATTCCCTCCTCGAGCTGGTCGCCCACACGGTGCCGGGGCTGGCCCTGGCGTTCGGCCCGGCCGCCACCGCGATCGCCGGGAGCCTGCTCGCCGCGGCCTCGCCGTCCCGGCCGACGGTCCTCCTCGCCGGCTGGCTACCCCTGGTCGTGCAGGCCCTGGTCGTCTGGAGCGGATCGCGCGTCCACACCCGACGGCAGGGAGGGAGCCCGCTCCTGCTCTCGGCGCTCTACCCGGCCGCCATCCTGATCCTCCTGGCCGCGGCCTGGAACTCGGCGATCCGGATCCTGTCCCGCGGCGGGGTCGTGTGGCGCGACACCTTCTATGCGCTCGACGAGCTGCGCGCGGGGCTGGTGCCCAAGGGGGTCGGCCGCCGGTTGTGA
- a CDS encoding type II secretion system protein GspG yields MRSPESRTSNPRNARRMQAGFTLIELLIVVAIIGLIAAIAIPNLRSAMNKAKQGRTLADMRAIGSALETYAVDNNLYPRGLSDANAAVLSSYLSRYLRSVPPNDGWNNPWHVDTNSAGTVYTITSHGADGVAGSNPGGATTDFNCDIIYTNNAFYQYPQGAQQ; encoded by the coding sequence ATGCGGTCGCCGGAATCACGGACGTCGAACCCGAGGAATGCCAGGCGGATGCAGGCCGGCTTCACCCTCATCGAGCTTCTGATCGTCGTCGCGATCATCGGCCTGATCGCCGCAATCGCCATCCCGAACCTCCGGAGCGCCATGAACAAGGCCAAGCAGGGGCGCACGCTGGCGGACATGCGGGCGATCGGCTCCGCCCTGGAAACCTACGCCGTGGACAACAATCTCTACCCGCGGGGCCTGAGCGACGCCAACGCCGCCGTCCTCAGCAGCTACCTGTCGCGCTACCTGCGCTCGGTCCCGCCCAACGACGGCTGGAACAATCCGTGGCACGTCGACACGAACTCCGCGGGAACGGTCTACACGATCACGAGCCACGGCGCGGACGGCGTCGCGGGCAGCAATCCCGGCGGGGCGACCACCGATTTCAATTGCGACATCATCTACACGAACAACGCCTTCTACCAGTATCCCCAGGGGGCGCAGCAGTAG
- a CDS encoding 4Fe-4S dicluster-binding protein: MPAPTDYKNQFLKKPPKRLAVVDQNSCSGCANSPACVAFCETVTVKDQVVDAIRYVSSPDAPNNLAIIEYDKCIGCALCAEVCPWEAITMYNFEEAWDAAPQVTYVPYSPELDVNPKSKEANATAVPAG, encoded by the coding sequence ATGCCGGCGCCGACGGACTACAAGAATCAGTTCCTCAAGAAGCCGCCCAAACGTCTGGCCGTCGTCGATCAGAACAGCTGCTCCGGGTGCGCCAACTCGCCGGCCTGCGTCGCGTTCTGCGAGACCGTCACGGTCAAGGACCAGGTGGTGGACGCCATCCGCTACGTCTCGTCCCCGGACGCTCCGAACAACCTGGCGATCATCGAGTACGACAAGTGCATCGGCTGCGCGCTGTGCGCCGAGGTCTGCCCCTGGGAAGCGATCACCATGTACAACTTCGAGGAGGCCTGGGACGCGGCTCCCCAGGTGACCTACGTGCCATACAGCCCCGAGCTGGACGTGAATCCCAAGTCGAAGGAGGCGAACGCAACAGCCGTCCCTGCCGGTTAG
- a CDS encoding DUF1326 domain-containing protein, translating to MKRLALVIAVVLSSAVVAIAGTPAQPAAAPAANWNMNATIIEACSCPMFCQCYFNSHPAGQHGEAGGHFCRFNNAFKVNRGSYGAVKLDGAKFWVAGDLGGDFSTGMMDWAVVTFDRATSKEQRDAIATILGSVYPVKWNSLTTAEGDMSWTATKDEARALLDGGKTAEVSLKRYQGNTSDPIVIKNLKYWGVPRNDGFILMPNVVEAYRAGDKAFEFKGTNGFMITIDQSSKDSASGAKAGR from the coding sequence ATGAAACGTCTGGCTCTTGTCATTGCCGTCGTCCTGTCGTCAGCCGTCGTTGCGATCGCGGGGACACCGGCGCAGCCGGCCGCGGCCCCCGCCGCCAACTGGAACATGAACGCCACGATCATCGAGGCGTGCTCCTGCCCGATGTTCTGCCAGTGCTATTTCAACAGTCATCCGGCCGGTCAGCACGGGGAGGCCGGCGGACACTTTTGCAGATTCAACAACGCCTTCAAGGTCAACAGGGGGTCCTACGGCGCCGTGAAGCTCGACGGGGCCAAGTTCTGGGTCGCCGGGGATCTGGGCGGCGATTTCTCCACCGGGATGATGGACTGGGCCGTCGTGACGTTCGACCGTGCGACCAGCAAGGAACAGCGGGACGCGATCGCCACGATCCTCGGAAGCGTCTATCCGGTGAAGTGGAATTCCCTGACCACCGCCGAGGGGGACATGTCCTGGACGGCCACGAAGGACGAGGCCCGCGCCCTGCTCGACGGCGGCAAGACCGCCGAAGTGTCGCTCAAGAGGTACCAGGGGAACACCAGCGACCCGATCGTCATCAAGAACCTGAAGTACTGGGGCGTGCCGCGTAACGACGGCTTCATCCTGATGCCGAACGTCGTGGAGGCCTACCGGGCGGGCGACAAGGCGTTCGAGTTCAAGGGCACCAATGGCTTCATGATCACGATCGACCAGAGCTCGAAGGACTCCGCGTCGGGAGCCAAGGCGGGCCGCTAG
- a CDS encoding BON domain-containing protein, with the protein MLEPTSRAGRLSIFLIAGIVLCGVPVAPAPARAGECLDALITAGVKARIMADDVVGAFKINVDTDECVVTLNGCVDSKDQIKRARNLARRVKGVHAVKSNLTICPAEGEDD; encoded by the coding sequence ATGCTTGAACCCACGAGTCGGGCGGGCCGGCTGTCCATCTTCCTGATCGCCGGTATCGTCCTGTGCGGCGTGCCGGTCGCGCCGGCCCCGGCGCGGGCGGGCGAGTGCCTCGACGCGCTCATCACCGCCGGCGTCAAGGCGCGCATCATGGCGGACGACGTCGTCGGCGCGTTCAAGATCAACGTGGACACCGACGAGTGCGTGGTCACGCTGAACGGCTGCGTCGATTCGAAGGATCAGATCAAGCGGGCGCGCAACCTGGCGAGGCGGGTCAAGGGGGTCCATGCGGTCAAGAGCAACCTGACGATCTGCCCCGCCGAGGGCGAGGACGACTAG
- a CDS encoding citrate synthase, which translates to MFAKEGLEGVVAARTGLSLIDGEKGRLSYRGYSIHDLAEHSTFTEVVHLLWYGELPTKGQLEQTRQDLSSQRALHPDAQDLLRRFARDASPMDMMRTVVSALAVHDPDVHESTREANLRKGIRLTAQLPTIVTAHERLRKGQDPIPPDPGLGHAANFLYMLHGRKPDDLGTRALDVAMILQMDHGLNASTFAARVTAGTLADLHAAVTSAIGTLKGPLHGGANHDVMVMLRTIGEVDRAAEYVRTELLQKKKIPGFGHRVYKTIDPRAIHLRSLSERLGKARGQEKWSQMSVVIEKTCKELKNLNPNVDFYAASVYYLLGFEMDLFTPIFACSRAPGWIAHVIEQHTDNRLIRPLEEYIGPPERPYVALDRRV; encoded by the coding sequence GTGTTTGCGAAGGAAGGGCTGGAGGGGGTCGTCGCAGCGCGCACCGGGCTGAGCCTGATCGACGGCGAGAAGGGCCGTCTCAGCTACCGCGGATACTCGATCCACGACCTGGCCGAGCACTCCACCTTCACGGAGGTGGTGCACCTTCTGTGGTATGGCGAGCTGCCGACCAAGGGCCAGCTCGAGCAGACGCGCCAGGACCTTTCCTCCCAGCGGGCCCTGCACCCGGACGCGCAAGATTTGCTGAGGCGTTTCGCGCGCGACGCCTCCCCCATGGACATGATGCGGACCGTCGTGTCCGCCCTGGCGGTGCACGACCCGGACGTGCACGAGTCGACGCGCGAGGCGAACCTGCGCAAGGGAATCCGGCTGACGGCGCAGCTGCCCACGATCGTCACGGCGCACGAGAGGCTGCGCAAGGGCCAGGATCCCATTCCACCGGACCCCGGCCTGGGCCACGCCGCCAACTTCCTCTACATGCTCCACGGCAGGAAGCCGGACGACCTGGGCACGCGGGCGCTGGACGTGGCGATGATCCTGCAGATGGACCACGGGCTCAACGCCTCGACCTTCGCGGCCCGGGTCACGGCGGGGACGCTGGCCGACCTGCACGCCGCGGTCACGTCCGCCATCGGCACCCTGAAGGGGCCCCTGCATGGCGGAGCCAACCACGACGTGATGGTGATGCTCCGGACCATCGGCGAAGTGGACCGGGCGGCCGAGTACGTGCGCACGGAGCTCCTGCAGAAAAAGAAGATCCCCGGTTTCGGGCACCGGGTCTACAAGACCATCGATCCGCGCGCCATCCATCTGCGCTCGTTGTCGGAGAGGCTCGGCAAGGCGCGGGGACAGGAAAAATGGTCGCAGATGTCGGTGGTGATCGAGAAGACCTGCAAGGAGCTCAAGAACCTCAATCCGAACGTCGATTTCTACGCGGCTTCGGTGTACTACCTGCTCGGCTTCGAGATGGATCTGTTCACGCCGATCTTCGCGTGCAGCCGGGCCCCGGGCTGGATCGCACACGTCATCGAGCAGCACACCGACAACCGCCTGATCCGGCCGCTCGAGGAGTACATCGGTCCCCCGGAGCGGCCGTACGTGGCTCTCGACCGGCGGGTCTGA
- a CDS encoding threonine/serine dehydratase has translation MTTDAGFEKEGLAPADLREARPRVARNARVTPLLVSESLSERAGGRVALKCENLQVGGAFKMRGATNFIARLHPDERGRGVITYSSGNHAIAVAHAARRSGTAAVVVMPKTAPALKLERVRGLGAEVHLAGTTSLERKERAEALQKERGLAMVPPFDHPWIIAGQASCGVEILEQMPDVGTLLVPVGGGGLVSGVALACAYHRAGIRVIGVEPEGAAKMSSSLKAGAPQTLPSARSIADGLIPSRPGDLTFEIIRSLVADVVTVPDDAIREAALFLLKTEHLLVEWSGAVGVAALLSGVARTSDVPTAVVLSGGNADPAALLGRVGT, from the coding sequence GTGACGACCGATGCCGGGTTCGAGAAGGAAGGGCTGGCCCCCGCCGATCTGCGGGAGGCGCGCCCGCGCGTCGCCCGCAATGCGCGGGTCACTCCCCTGCTCGTCTCGGAGAGCCTCTCCGAGCGCGCCGGCGGCAGGGTGGCGCTCAAGTGCGAGAACCTCCAGGTGGGCGGCGCCTTCAAGATGCGGGGAGCGACCAACTTCATCGCGCGCCTTCATCCGGACGAGAGGGGGCGCGGCGTGATCACCTATTCGTCGGGCAACCACGCCATCGCCGTGGCGCATGCCGCACGCCGATCCGGGACGGCCGCGGTCGTCGTCATGCCGAAGACCGCTCCCGCACTGAAGCTCGAGCGCGTGCGTGGCCTGGGAGCCGAGGTGCACCTGGCCGGCACCACGTCGCTGGAGAGGAAGGAGCGCGCCGAGGCGCTGCAGAAGGAGCGCGGGCTCGCCATGGTGCCTCCCTTCGACCACCCGTGGATCATCGCCGGACAGGCCTCCTGCGGGGTCGAGATCCTCGAGCAGATGCCGGACGTCGGCACGCTCCTGGTGCCCGTCGGAGGCGGCGGTCTGGTCTCCGGGGTTGCGCTGGCCTGCGCCTATCACAGGGCCGGCATCCGGGTGATCGGCGTCGAGCCCGAGGGGGCCGCCAAGATGTCGTCGTCGCTCAAGGCCGGTGCGCCTCAGACCCTGCCCTCGGCCCGATCGATCGCCGACGGGCTGATCCCGTCCCGCCCGGGCGACCTCACCTTCGAGATCATCCGGTCCCTCGTGGCGGATGTCGTGACCGTGCCGGACGACGCGATCCGGGAGGCGGCGCTGTTCCTCCTGAAGACCGAGCACCTGCTGGTGGAGTGGAGCGGCGCGGTCGGCGTTGCGGCGCTGCTCTCGGGCGTCGCCCGCACCTCCGACGTCCCGACGGCGGTGGTGCTGAGTGGGGGGAACGCCGACCCGGCGGCTCTCCTCGGCCGCGTCGGGACCTGA